The DNA sequence CGCGAGACCGCGCCTGACTATTTTGCGCGCAGCGATGACGGCGGATACTCCTACGTGATCAAGCAGCCTGAGTCTCAGGACGACATCGACTTGTGCATGGAGGCCCTCGAAGGTTGCCCGGTCGAGGCGATTGGCGACGACGGCGACGAGTAATCGTTCGCTAACACTAATTTTTTAAGCCAAGGATGCGATAAACGCTCCTTGGCTTTTTTTTGTCTGCTCTCA is a window from the Cerasicoccus sp. TK19100 genome containing:
- a CDS encoding ferredoxin: MADINDKWPENVAGKFYVDEQCIDCDLCRETAPDYFARSDDGGYSYVIKQPESQDDIDLCMEALEGCPVEAIGDDGDE